From the Quercus lobata isolate SW786 chromosome 6, ValleyOak3.0 Primary Assembly, whole genome shotgun sequence genome, one window contains:
- the LOC115950259 gene encoding heterogeneous nuclear ribonucleoprotein 1-like: protein MEKEKEHFSVSGSSGIILSDDSQFLNADKVGHDLSRSIESYDTGSETGNSKQDFYCGFSMESTSGRLSEADLRGYFGKYGEVMHALVLSDKDRRGFGCVTFKDLETINIVIREESSVDVKPPLCISESIQEQNNHSEQLHNNGTSINKKIFVGRLPSDLTELEFKDYF, encoded by the exons GTTTCAGGGTCTTCTGGTATTATACTATCTGATGATTCACAATTTCTCAACGCAGATAAAGTTGGACATGATCTAAGCAGATCAATTGAGTCATATGACACTGGTAGTGAGACTGGTAATAGTAAACAG GATTTCTATTGTGGGTTTTCCATGGAATCGACGAGTGGAAGGTTGAGTGAGGCTGATTTGAGAGGATACTTCGGCAAGTATGGGGAAGTGATGCATGCTTTGGTTCTCTCAGACAAAGATCGAAGAGGGTTTGGCTGTGTTACTTTCAAAGACCTAGAAACTATTAATATAGTCATTCGAGAAGAATCTTCG GTAGATGTGAAACCACCCCTGTGCATTAGTGAGAGTATCCAAGAACAGAATAACCACTCAGAACAACTGCACAATAATGGAACTAGTATTAATAAGAAGATTTTTGTAGGTCGTCTTCCAAGTGATCTGACTGAGCTGGAATTCAAGGACTACTTTTGA